The following proteins are co-located in the Bacteroidota bacterium genome:
- a CDS encoding helix-turn-helix domain-containing protein, with the protein MTLSQRIKLIRKTLDLSQTIFAAEIGITQTSLSQIESGKNGISYDVYKAIITRFKVDPFWLMEGNGEMFRKPDTQRSGSVLPLVVTVADDGEENIVMVDRKAAAGYLRGAEDPTYFEKLPAFRLPGYYGRTFRAFEIMGDSMQPGIRPGDYIVGGYEESLTHIRSNHIYVAVLKDGSIVAKRIVPLQDNEYEFRSDNAEFAPYKVSAADIAQIWHAEGRITKQFDAPGDNRFENLEQRLARLEKQITR; encoded by the coding sequence ATGACGCTTTCTCAACGCATTAAATTAATCCGCAAAACGCTCGACTTGAGCCAGACCATTTTTGCTGCGGAAATTGGCATTACGCAAACCTCGCTATCGCAGATAGAGAGCGGGAAAAACGGTATTTCTTATGATGTGTACAAAGCCATCATTACCCGATTTAAGGTAGATCCTTTCTGGCTCATGGAAGGCAACGGCGAAATGTTCCGTAAGCCGGATACACAGCGTTCGGGTTCCGTATTGCCACTGGTGGTTACTGTGGCCGATGATGGCGAAGAAAACATTGTAATGGTTGATCGTAAAGCAGCTGCCGGTTACCTGCGCGGCGCCGAAGATCCTACCTATTTCGAAAAACTGCCCGCATTCAGGCTGCCCGGCTATTATGGCCGCACTTTCCGCGCATTTGAAATTATGGGCGACAGTATGCAGCCCGGCATTCGTCCCGGTGATTATATCGTGGGCGGATACGAAGAATCGCTGACGCATATTCGCAGCAACCATATTTATGTGGCCGTGCTCAAAGACGGAAGCATAGTGGCTAAGCGAATTGTTCCCTTGCAGGACAATGAATATGAGTTCCGCTCAGACAATGCCGAGTTTGCTCCCTACAAAGTAAGCGCCGCTGATATTGCCCAGATCTGGCACGCCGAAGGACGAATAACCAAACAGTTCGACGCTCCCGGCGATAACCGCTTCGAAAATCTCGAACAGCGCCTCGCCCGCCTCGAAAAGCAGATTACACGTTAA
- the guaA gene encoding glutamine-hydrolyzing GMP synthase, with protein MHETILILDFGSQYTQLIARRVRELNIYCEIHPWNHFPEITPNIKGVILSGSPYSVRDSASPNPDLSLFRGKLPLLGVCYGAQLMAQQGGGEVMPSKIREYGRANLQTVDNTDKLFTDISQHSQVWMSHGDTIANVPDTYKIVAGTHDVRVAGYHIQGENTWGIQFHPEVYHSTEGTKLLRNFVVNICGCSQDWTPGSFIHDTVADLQNKLGNDKVVLGLSGGVDSSVAALLLHKAIGKNLYCIFVDNGLLRKNEFESVLESYKHMGLNVKGVDAKAEFYGPLTGVTDPETKRKIIGRVFIEVFDREAQLIEDVKWLGQGTIYPDVIESVSVKGPSATIKSHHNVGGLPETMKMKVVEPLRLLFKDEVRRVGDALGLEHNILHRHPFPGPGLAIRILGDITEEKVRILQEVDDIFIGGLKKHGLYNQVWQAGVILLPVQSVGVMGDERTYENAVALRAVTSTDGMTADWCHLPYEFLGSISNEIINKVKGINRVVYDISSKPPATIEWE; from the coding sequence ATGCACGAAACCATTCTCATTCTCGATTTCGGTTCCCAATACACACAACTCATCGCACGCCGTGTACGCGAGTTAAATATCTACTGCGAAATCCATCCCTGGAATCACTTCCCCGAAATTACGCCAAATATTAAAGGCGTAATTCTCTCCGGAAGCCCGTATTCCGTTCGCGACAGCGCTTCTCCTAACCCTGATCTTTCCCTGTTCCGGGGCAAACTGCCCCTGCTTGGTGTGTGCTACGGCGCCCAGCTTATGGCACAGCAGGGCGGAGGTGAGGTGATGCCCTCGAAAATAAGAGAATACGGCCGTGCAAACCTCCAGACGGTTGATAATACCGATAAACTATTTACCGATATTTCGCAGCACTCGCAGGTGTGGATGTCGCATGGCGATACCATTGCAAATGTGCCCGATACTTATAAAATTGTAGCTGGCACGCATGATGTGCGCGTGGCCGGTTACCACATTCAGGGTGAAAATACCTGGGGTATTCAGTTTCACCCCGAAGTATATCACTCCACCGAAGGAACAAAACTACTGCGCAATTTTGTGGTAAACATCTGCGGCTGCTCGCAGGACTGGACACCCGGTTCGTTTATTCACGATACCGTGGCTGATCTCCAGAATAAACTCGGCAACGACAAAGTGGTGCTCGGTCTTTCAGGTGGTGTTGATTCAAGTGTGGCGGCACTGCTGCTGCATAAGGCCATTGGCAAAAATCTGTATTGCATTTTTGTGGACAACGGCCTGCTGCGTAAAAATGAATTTGAATCGGTGCTTGAATCATATAAGCACATGGGACTGAATGTAAAAGGGGTTGATGCCAAGGCCGAATTTTATGGCCCGCTTACCGGTGTTACCGATCCCGAAACCAAGCGTAAAATCATTGGCCGCGTGTTTATTGAAGTGTTCGACCGCGAGGCGCAACTGATTGAAGATGTAAAATGGCTCGGACAAGGCACCATTTACCCCGATGTAATTGAATCGGTATCGGTAAAAGGCCCCTCAGCTACAATCAAATCGCATCACAATGTAGGCGGCCTGCCCGAAACCATGAAAATGAAAGTGGTGGAACCGCTGCGCCTGCTTTTTAAAGATGAAGTAAGACGGGTGGGCGATGCACTTGGGCTGGAACACAATATCCTTCACCGCCATCCCTTCCCCGGTCCGGGGCTCGCTATTCGTATTCTGGGCGACATTACCGAAGAAAAGGTACGGATATTGCAAGAGGTGGATGATATCTTTATTGGAGGTTTGAAAAAACACGGATTATACAATCAGGTATGGCAGGCAGGGGTAATTCTGCTGCCCGTGCAAAGTGTAGGTGTAATGGGCGATGAGCGCACTTACGAAAATGCAGTGGCGCTGCGTGCCGTTACTTCCACAGACGGAATGACCGCCGACTGGTGCCACCTGCCATACGAGTTTTTGGGAAGCATTTCCAATGAAATCATCAATAAAGTAAAAGGCATTAACCGTGTGGTGTACGATATCAGTTCGAAACCACCCGCTACAATTGAATGGGAATAA
- a CDS encoding LysM peptidoglycan-binding domain-containing protein, which produces MKNFRFIHIFVLLVTLLGIPAVKLAAQTDGIKKSKKTEVIDGKKYYLHTVEKGQTLFGISRAYGLTTNDILVENPELINGSIKPGMVLRIPAEKPLPPAKPNPPAPQTAVKDTSTFLYTAGAGQTLYSIAQQHKTTVERLTELNPELKSAGLKAGQQIRVPGKAPLQTSLPANVSLADTTYRVNKKAVYNVVLMLPLQLAQVDNIQTENDKGPGFSAKAEAAMEFYEGALLAVDSMKRRGMKVKLHVFDVGAADSLNVEKVLAKPELQQADLILGPLDNEPFRKVADFGQKKNIAVISPLTNTNRLLFKQPTAGKTVPSFATQMEQLAQYLYLNSPNDQVILINSGSPKDQQMVKAFRDASNKLRLANGKDSLPYINGTSGLEAKLRKDRKNIIVVPSAQNQAFITGLLLTLKGLADKYPMEVYGMPKWMEYDNLDREYMQIINLHYVSHYFIDYDDPATKRMLLQYRAVFKGDAGQYALAGYDVTLFFLNALFEDGTYFYMKLATRTSDGLQQRFEFYRSEEESGFDNKGIRIVKMEDYKLVRKL; this is translated from the coding sequence ATGAAAAACTTCCGTTTCATACACATTTTTGTGCTGCTTGTTACGCTGCTGGGAATCCCGGCTGTAAAACTTGCCGCACAAACAGATGGCATCAAAAAGTCGAAAAAAACGGAAGTAATAGACGGGAAGAAATACTACCTGCATACCGTTGAAAAAGGGCAAACACTGTTTGGCATCTCACGTGCCTACGGCTTAACCACAAACGATATTCTGGTGGAAAATCCCGAGCTGATAAACGGCAGCATCAAACCGGGCATGGTACTCCGCATTCCGGCTGAAAAGCCGCTGCCACCGGCTAAACCCAACCCGCCTGCACCGCAAACTGCCGTTAAAGACACCTCCACGTTTTTATACACTGCCGGGGCCGGGCAAACACTTTACAGTATTGCCCAACAGCACAAAACCACGGTTGAACGGCTCACCGAACTCAATCCTGAACTTAAATCAGCCGGGTTGAAAGCGGGGCAGCAAATTCGTGTGCCGGGTAAAGCACCGCTACAAACTTCGTTGCCCGCCAACGTGTCGCTTGCTGATACGACATACCGTGTAAACAAAAAAGCAGTTTACAACGTGGTGCTTATGCTGCCGTTACAACTGGCGCAGGTTGACAATATTCAGACCGAGAACGATAAAGGCCCCGGCTTTTCGGCAAAGGCTGAAGCAGCAATGGAATTTTACGAAGGCGCCCTGCTGGCTGTTGATTCCATGAAACGACGCGGCATGAAAGTAAAACTGCATGTGTTTGACGTAGGTGCTGCCGACTCACTGAATGTGGAGAAAGTACTCGCAAAACCTGAACTGCAGCAAGCCGATCTCATTCTCGGTCCGCTTGATAACGAACCGTTTAGAAAAGTGGCTGATTTCGGACAGAAGAAAAATATTGCCGTGATTTCGCCGCTTACGAACACCAACCGTTTGCTGTTTAAACAGCCTACAGCCGGAAAAACAGTGCCCTCGTTTGCCACACAAATGGAACAGCTGGCCCAATATCTTTACCTCAATTCTCCCAACGATCAGGTCATACTCATCAACAGCGGAAGCCCTAAAGACCAGCAAATGGTGAAGGCCTTCCGTGATGCCAGCAACAAACTGCGGCTTGCCAATGGTAAAGACAGTTTGCCTTACATCAACGGCACAAGCGGCCTTGAAGCAAAACTGCGTAAAGACCGTAAAAATATCATCGTAGTGCCCTCAGCGCAAAATCAGGCCTTTATTACAGGCTTGCTGCTCACACTCAAAGGGCTGGCTGATAAATACCCGATGGAAGTGTACGGAATGCCCAAGTGGATGGAGTATGATAATCTTGACCGTGAGTACATGCAGATCATAAACCTGCATTATGTTTCGCACTATTTTATTGATTACGATGATCCGGCCACAAAACGTATGCTGCTTCAGTACCGTGCTGTATTTAAAGGCGATGCAGGGCAATATGCACTTGCCGGATATGATGTAACCTTGTTCTTCCTGAATGCGTTGTTTGAAGACGGTACATACTTTTATATGAAACTCGCCACACGCACAAGCGACGGCCTGCAACAGCGTTTTGAGTTCTATCGCTCCGAAGAGGAAAGCGGTTTCGACAACAAAGGCATTCGCATTGTGAAAATGGAAGATTACAAGCTGGTTCGTAAGCTATGA
- the hemF gene encoding oxygen-dependent coproporphyrinogen oxidase: MTLINRESIAVRLQKLQADICHALETTDGGAKFSIESWERDGGGGGITRILQHGKIIEKGGVNFSAVHGQLPENIQRALKVEDNRFFATGVSIVQHPLNPNVPIIHMNVRYFELGNGQWWFGGGIDLTPHYVEADDAKWFHGRLKEVCDKYDSSWYPRFKKWADDYFFITHRNETRGVGGIFFDRLTGTEEEKEQLFNFLIDVGETFAPVYTHFMKKHAEETYGEAEKKWQLLRRGRYVEFNLVYDKGTRFGLDTGGRIESILMSLPEQAGWYYDHKSKQGSREELTVSYLRKGVDWV; the protein is encoded by the coding sequence ATGACATTGATTAACCGCGAAAGTATTGCAGTACGCCTCCAAAAACTGCAGGCCGATATTTGCCATGCACTTGAAACAACAGACGGAGGGGCAAAATTTTCAATCGAAAGCTGGGAACGCGATGGGGGCGGGGGAGGTATTACCCGCATACTTCAGCACGGAAAAATTATAGAAAAAGGCGGAGTAAATTTTTCTGCCGTACATGGGCAACTGCCCGAAAATATTCAGCGCGCACTGAAGGTTGAGGATAACCGTTTTTTTGCAACAGGCGTCTCCATTGTACAGCATCCGCTTAATCCCAACGTACCAATTATTCACATGAATGTACGTTACTTTGAATTGGGTAACGGACAGTGGTGGTTTGGCGGTGGAATAGATCTTACACCGCATTACGTAGAGGCTGATGATGCGAAATGGTTTCACGGGCGGTTGAAAGAAGTGTGCGATAAATACGACTCATCCTGGTATCCGCGATTCAAAAAATGGGCCGATGATTATTTTTTCATCACGCACCGCAATGAAACACGTGGGGTGGGAGGTATTTTCTTCGACAGGCTTACCGGAACGGAGGAAGAAAAGGAGCAGCTTTTCAATTTTCTGATTGATGTGGGGGAAACTTTTGCACCGGTTTATACCCATTTCATGAAAAAACACGCTGAGGAAACTTACGGCGAAGCCGAAAAAAAATGGCAGCTGCTCCGCCGGGGAAGGTATGTTGAATTTAACCTCGTTTATGATAAAGGAACCCGTTTCGGTCTTGACACCGGCGGACGTATTGAGTCGATTTTAATGAGCTTGCCGGAGCAGGCCGGATGGTATTATGACCATAAATCTAAACAAGGCTCGCGAGAGGAGCTGACTGTCAGCTATTTGCGAAAAGGGGTGGATTGGGTCTGA
- a CDS encoding PKD domain-containing protein, translated as MKQRFILSWMLVMCCFAVLQINAQVLTPATPPDHDHDHDHQHHSVYGDSLDGFNPDAIMDIADSKNLTPYEAALFLGRAQREYINLKYNLTPKSETATLYQRLAPSSNTVQTPCTNMDFEMGGFFGWTGSIGDNNLNSNGPLQNVQAGIFSTVMDALISDCNARHTIMSAASGNDPCAPMPTVAPGGNFSVRLGNNCAGYQGEVLEQTFTVSPGNTSFTYQYAVVLNDGGHLAGEQPYFRIEMFDQSGNPIPCSDYYVEASGVIPGFQQCQPTIFYKPWTTVNIDLQSYVGQNVTIRFTCAGCIYGGHYGYAYVDASCLNYVITQTDSLCPGSTIQLSAPVGAQSYLWQPGGQTTQVISVNTPGTYTVTMTSVTNCTTQLTAVVTQYPQPVASFNPTFPPCSTTYTFNNTSTIASGSMTYHWDFGVPTLTNDTSNQASPTFTYTTPGTYTVTLIVSSNNGCVDTITQVVYPGNAGLANFASSDVCLNNPTNFTDLSQPSTFWSWYFGEPSSGPADSSNLQNPSHTYSTPGTYTVTLIAGTSPCPSIHIQTVTVHPLPTAQFTYNQLCGSDVVQFTNTSTIPATDTISSISWNFGDPASGPSNISTAQSPQHTFSAAGTYTVILTVTSTNNCQSTSSQQIVVGPLLTAAFNAPNVCANTPMSFTDMSSTLSGNIATWTWDFGDGSPLVNGQANPTHTYTTTGTFTVTLVVTTNTGCIDTVQVPVTTTAPPVPLFVADTLSGCSPLCVNFTDQSTVGVGSVNAWLWDFGDGSATSTSQNPSHCYTVPGTYDVTLTASSGPGCFSTLVLPGYITAFPSPTAIGSATPPVTTVVNTDVDFTDLSLGNPVSWSWNFGDPTTLLDTATTSTAEWTYPQDAGSNYTITLTVTNQYGCTDDTTLRVEIAPEFTFFIPNAFTPNGDGKNETFFGQGIGIAKYEMWIFDRWGNLIFTATDINDGWDGKVQGGSGELCMQDVYVWRVNIVDVYGQKHRLVGHVSVVR; from the coding sequence ATGAAGCAACGTTTTATCCTGTCATGGATGTTGGTGATGTGTTGTTTTGCAGTACTGCAAATCAATGCACAGGTGTTAACCCCGGCCACGCCACCCGATCATGACCATGACCATGATCATCAGCACCACAGCGTGTATGGTGATTCACTTGACGGCTTCAATCCGGATGCAATAATGGATATTGCAGACAGCAAGAACCTTACACCCTATGAAGCCGCGTTGTTTCTTGGCCGCGCGCAGCGCGAGTACATCAACCTGAAATATAATCTTACGCCTAAGTCCGAAACAGCCACCTTGTATCAGCGTCTGGCGCCTTCGTCGAACACCGTGCAAACACCATGTACAAACATGGATTTTGAAATGGGTGGTTTCTTTGGCTGGACAGGCTCCATCGGCGATAATAACCTGAATTCGAATGGTCCGCTCCAGAACGTGCAGGCAGGCATTTTCAGTACAGTGATGGATGCACTTATTTCCGACTGCAATGCCCGTCATACCATTATGAGCGCCGCTTCCGGCAACGATCCCTGTGCACCCATGCCTACAGTGGCGCCCGGAGGAAACTTCTCAGTACGTTTGGGCAACAACTGCGCGGGCTATCAGGGTGAAGTGCTGGAACAAACATTTACCGTATCGCCGGGCAATACCAGCTTTACCTATCAGTATGCGGTTGTATTGAATGATGGCGGCCACCTTGCCGGCGAACAGCCTTACTTCCGTATCGAAATGTTTGACCAGAGCGGCAACCCGATTCCCTGCTCTGATTATTACGTGGAAGCCAGTGGTGTAATTCCCGGTTTCCAGCAGTGTCAGCCTACCATTTTTTATAAGCCCTGGACCACTGTAAACATCGACCTGCAATCGTATGTAGGTCAGAACGTAACCATCCGTTTTACCTGCGCGGGTTGTATTTACGGCGGGCACTACGGCTATGCGTATGTAGATGCTTCTTGCCTCAACTACGTAATTACACAAACCGACTCGCTTTGCCCCGGAAGCACCATTCAGCTCTCAGCTCCTGTGGGCGCACAAAGCTATCTCTGGCAGCCCGGCGGGCAAACCACACAGGTTATCAGTGTAAACACACCCGGTACTTACACCGTTACCATGACTTCGGTAACAAACTGTACCACCCAGCTTACTGCCGTAGTTACTCAGTATCCGCAGCCCGTGGCCTCATTCAATCCCACATTCCCGCCCTGCAGCACCACCTACACATTCAACAATACATCTACTATTGCTTCCGGTTCAATGACGTATCACTGGGACTTTGGAGTCCCTACGCTCACCAATGATACATCCAATCAGGCAAGTCCGACATTCACCTATACCACGCCAGGAACCTACACCGTAACGCTCATAGTGAGCAGTAATAATGGGTGTGTGGATACCATTACTCAGGTTGTTTATCCCGGTAATGCCGGTTTAGCCAACTTCGCGTCATCCGACGTATGCTTGAATAACCCGACAAACTTCACTGATCTCTCGCAGCCATCCACCTTCTGGAGCTGGTACTTTGGTGAACCCTCTTCAGGCCCTGCCGATAGTTCAAATTTGCAGAATCCCTCACACACGTACAGTACACCCGGCACTTACACGGTTACACTTATTGCAGGCACATCACCGTGTCCGTCTATCCACATCCAGACTGTAACTGTACATCCGTTGCCCACGGCTCAGTTTACTTACAACCAGCTATGCGGAAGTGATGTGGTGCAGTTTACCAACACCTCTACAATTCCTGCTACTGATACCATCTCAAGCATATCATGGAACTTTGGCGATCCCGCATCGGGGCCATCCAATATCTCAACCGCTCAATCACCTCAGCATACGTTCAGCGCTGCGGGAACATACACCGTAATTCTCACCGTAACCTCCACCAACAACTGCCAAAGCACATCAAGCCAGCAGATTGTTGTTGGACCGCTGCTTACCGCTGCCTTTAACGCACCTAACGTGTGCGCCAATACACCCATGAGTTTCACCGATATGTCGTCCACACTTTCCGGCAATATCGCTACATGGACATGGGATTTTGGCGACGGCTCACCCTTAGTGAACGGTCAGGCCAATCCTACACATACCTACACCACCACAGGTACATTTACTGTAACGCTTGTAGTCACCACCAACACGGGCTGCATAGATACCGTTCAAGTTCCCGTAACCACCACGGCTCCGCCTGTTCCTCTGTTTGTGGCCGACACACTTTCGGGCTGCTCGCCGCTTTGTGTAAACTTCACAGATCAGTCCACGGTAGGGGTGGGTAGTGTAAATGCCTGGTTGTGGGATTTTGGCGATGGCTCGGCCACCTCAACCAGTCAGAATCCTTCTCATTGCTACACCGTGCCCGGCACTTACGATGTTACGCTTACCGCCTCTTCCGGGCCGGGATGCTTCTCTACACTCGTGCTGCCCGGTTACATTACGGCCTTCCCTTCACCCACAGCTATTGGATCAGCTACGCCGCCGGTAACTACTGTGGTGAATACCGATGTGGATTTTACCGATTTATCGTTGGGCAATCCGGTAAGCTGGAGCTGGAATTTCGGCGACCCCACCACTTTGCTCGATACCGCCACCACATCCACTGCCGAATGGACTTACCCGCAGGATGCCGGCTCAAACTACACCATTACACTTACGGTTACCAACCAGTACGGCTGTACCGATGACACCACCCTGCGTGTGGAAATTGCACCAGAGTTTACCTTCTTCATTCCAAATGCGTTTACACCCAACGGCGACGGTAAAAACGAAACCTTCTTCGGACAGGGTATTGGCATTGCTAAATACGAAATGTGGATTTTCGACCGCTGGGGCAACCTGATCTTTACCGCTACCGACATCAACGACGGATGGGATGGAAAAGTGCAGGGCGGAAGCGGTGAGCTTTGCATGCAGGATGTGTATGTGTGGCGTGTAAACATTGTGGATGTATATGGCCAAAAGCATCGCCTTGTGGGCCATGTATCCGTAGTACGCTAA
- the nth gene encoding endonuclease III encodes MQKKERFEKVIHWFEQHMPVAETELHYGNPFELLVAVILSAQCTDKRVNLVTPPLFARFPDAESLAAASPEEVFTYIRSVSYPNNKAKHLVGMANMLLHDFGGVVPDTVEQLVKLPGVGRKTANVIASVVYEKPAMAVDTHVFRVSARLGLTKGAKTPLQTELQLVKYIPENRLAVAHHWLILHGRYVCVARNPQCEICQLTAYCAYFQKLSKAPARPKATSKAAKPAKKAAPRPKK; translated from the coding sequence ATGCAAAAGAAAGAACGTTTTGAGAAAGTAATTCATTGGTTTGAGCAGCACATGCCTGTAGCCGAAACAGAACTGCATTATGGCAATCCGTTTGAACTGCTTGTGGCCGTAATACTTTCAGCACAGTGTACAGATAAGCGGGTTAATCTGGTGACACCGCCGCTGTTTGCCCGCTTTCCGGATGCCGAATCGTTGGCTGCTGCTTCGCCGGAGGAAGTATTTACATATATCCGCAGCGTAAGTTATCCCAACAACAAAGCCAAGCATTTGGTAGGCATGGCCAATATGCTGCTGCACGATTTTGGCGGCGTGGTGCCTGATACGGTTGAACAATTGGTAAAACTGCCCGGCGTAGGCCGAAAAACAGCCAACGTAATTGCCTCGGTGGTGTATGAAAAACCGGCAATGGCGGTTGATACGCATGTGTTTCGCGTTTCGGCACGGCTTGGTTTAACCAAAGGAGCTAAAACACCCCTGCAAACCGAGCTTCAGCTGGTAAAATACATACCCGAAAACCGCCTTGCAGTAGCGCACCACTGGCTCATACTGCATGGCCGCTACGTATGTGTGGCCCGAAACCCGCAATGCGAAATTTGTCAGTTGACAGCCTATTGTGCCTACTTTCAGAAACTGAGCAAAGCTCCCGCACGTCCCAAAGCAACAAGTAAAGCTGCAAAACCGGCAAAAAAAGCAGCCCCCAGACCAAAAAAGTAA
- a CDS encoding carboxypeptidase regulatory-like domain-containing protein — translation MVPQAYKTRLWPKLFVPAFLFAASLSAQQVATQTASSLQIVQQPKFQIRISGFVLRSDSLRGAGASIQISNGIDTVHTISDANGYFALTLNAAANDTLLASVRLSGYNPQQSIIQVAEGQLNYVMNVRMHEVLITESRRETADGMERHYMGIPAQFDEVVVSNNVVGAKHIRMRHFFHRILHPFKHKCTKH, via the coding sequence ATGGTTCCGCAGGCATACAAAACACGGTTGTGGCCGAAACTGTTTGTACCGGCATTCCTCTTTGCGGCCTCCCTTTCAGCACAACAAGTCGCAACACAAACAGCATCCTCACTACAAATTGTACAACAACCAAAATTTCAGATTCGGATAAGCGGCTTTGTATTACGCTCCGATTCGCTAAGAGGAGCAGGAGCAAGCATTCAGATTAGTAATGGTATAGATACCGTACATACAATAAGCGACGCAAACGGATACTTTGCACTCACATTGAATGCGGCGGCAAATGATACATTGCTTGCAAGTGTTCGTTTATCCGGTTACAACCCGCAACAATCAATCATACAGGTGGCTGAAGGGCAGTTAAATTACGTAATGAATGTGCGAATGCATGAAGTACTGATAACAGAAAGCAGGCGTGAAACAGCGGATGGAATGGAAAGGCATTACATGGGCATTCCGGCACAGTTTGATGAGGTTGTAGTATCAAATAATGTTGTGGGAGCAAAACACATACGAATGCGCCATTTTTTTCACCGCATCTTGCATCCGTTCAAACATAAATGCACGAAGCATTAA